In Lates calcarifer isolate ASB-BC8 linkage group LG21, TLL_Latcal_v3, whole genome shotgun sequence, the sequence GCCAGACACTAATGAACTTGACCAGGCTGTGACTTATCAGAAAACTAACACTGACACAGCACCTGTGGGTTCACTCATCACTACACTCTGCTTTTAATAAATGAACATAACCACACTGGTGAGttcaacaacattttatttaaatcagcaacaagtatgtatgaaaataaatctaagtattaaaaaacagaaaccgATACAAAAATATTAGCCTTTCCATCCATTTAGCATTCACCATATTCACTCTTCACTTCTCAAAGCACAAACCAGTAAGAGCACACTGAAATGCAAAGAGGGCAATTAAGCAAATAGCCTTACTGAGTAATTAAAGAGAATCATATTTACAGTCAGAAGACAATACTGCTGAAGGGCTCATCATAGTACATTGTAACACATTTCAGAGCTCATCTGCAAATCCCTCTTAAAATAGTTCTCTTCTACAGGACAGGTGTATGGATAATCTGTGGGGTTGTAGTACGGTGTGTATTCAGGGGCAGAGAAGCTCTCCTGCTGGCCTTGCCAACAGTGAGGCAGGCAGTAACAGTCCTGGAGGTTGCAGTGCTGGTAGTGATAGGGCTCTGAGGCAAAGCTGTGGTAGCTGGACTCCATCCTGGTGGGCGAGTCGtagcaggaggaagaggaggaggagaaagagtcCTGTGGTGAGTAGCTGTTGTGATCCATGGGGCTGCAGAGCTTCAGTGACTCTGGTGGGGAGCAGGGAGcctgaaagagaagaagacatggaggatgatgaggatAATTTTTAGCAGGAGTTTGCAAGGGTGTCATGTGATGGACATCAAACTGACACTAGGCCACAGGCTCAGCAGAGACGCCTGTgagtggtgtttttgttttagttttcagtgtggaTGGGctatttattcttttattaaaGCTACTGAAATAATAATGTCCTCCAATTATGTATATATGTCTAGATTTACTTGATTCAGGCTTATGTAAGTATTTTGTTATATTGATATTATGATATTATGTACTCTCATTtgattatcaaaaaaaaaaaaaatctgatctgaatacaaacaaaataaaataagcttCTCTAAATATTCCTGCAGGccacacaaatatacagttatTACTACATGCTGAATTCAAGCCCAAACAAGTCTCTGCTTAGGACAAACAGCCACGCCAAACTTCTATTCCAAAATCACAATTTGACGTTGACAGAGATCAGCAAAACGTTCATCATTGTAAGACCATGACTTAAAGCGCTTACTAATGGTCTGAAAACCATTCTCTTATTCGGCATGATCCTGTATACCAAGctgtcatttttaatatttcaagtTTAAGTGAAGTGTTGCCCATTATTGTTGTCGCCTGTACATTGAATTTTAATCGCAATAATCATGGAGTAATAGATTGTACAGCTGCCCAAAATACATTAAGAccttaatttcatttttaaaaaaatcactgtatttTAATGGCGTGTCAGAAACCTACCATCACATTCCCATAATAGTCCGCATCTGAGGAGAGTCCATGGCACCAGGGCAGCGGGAAGGTAGgggggggaggcagagaggcgTTGCAGCTGCTGCCACCGCcgatgttgttgttgttattgccACTGTAGCAGTTGCTGGGCAACATCATGTcctcaaactgctgctggatGTCGTTATATATGTCTCCCTGCATCTGGATGTTGCACGAGCTATCAGAGACTTGGAACGGGGCGGTGCGCAGCTGGAGAGCTCGCGCGCCACAGCTGCTCGCGTCTGCTGGAGTGTTGGCTGGAGGAGGGTCCACATAACGACCTGACGGAATTAAATCTAAAATGGGATtataaatatcaaaaaataaataaacaggtgaCACTATGTCGCAGACTGCAGGTCTGTATCAAAGCATCAAGCCCCTGTTAAATATATAAACCTACAAATCAGGTTGGCTGTTTGAGGACCAGCTCAGGACACAGATAATAAATGTGCAAAACGAAAACTATCTTTGAGACCGCATCCGGAAAAGGTGCAGGGTAATCTCTGCTTGGCCACAGGGAGACATTTAAATAGGCCCTTAAGTTCAGAGTGATGTCATGACACCATCAGCCAACACATTTGAATGTAGCCTACGTTTATAAGTAAGGACCCTGAACTTTTGGAATTAAGCTGTCAATAGTTGACTAGAATTGCATTTCAGGTAGACTTCTCTGGGTTGGCAATGACATGACTCTCCTAGGTATTTTTCAACATCGCAAACGTATGTGCCTGTGGTTGCTACAGGTCAGAGTGGATTCAAATGTCGCAGTATATCTACATCTTTAATGGATTTATTAAGCTTGGATATTGCTGCAAGATAAACTTACTTGGAAGAGTGGACGCGCAAAGATCCTGAAGATCCAAGCACGACTGGGGTATCTGTCCATCAGGAAGACAAGGAAAGataggaagaggaggaggaggaaggagaaagacaaaatTATTAGATATTTTTACCACAAAAAATGGTTTTTACTGAGTTTGACGTACTTTTCCTGATATTCTGTGGGGCTTCTTTCTTACaactgtgtgtatctgtatttgtGCGAACGTGCGTGCTTGTGGGTTTGTTAACTACTGGAAAGACAGTCAATCATTTACAGGGGCAGTTTGCTACTTTGGCTCGGtgagtgattttatttttttttctcctgctttaTCTGACGGTAAAACGCAGAGTTCCagtaaggagagagagagaggaagagagagaggaagagagagagagagagagagagagagagaagggggggggggctgtgttTACCGTCTCGAGTTTTTTGCTGTTGGCCTCCCGGGCTCTGTGCCTCTGTAGCAGCTCTTTGACCGTGGTCTTCACTCGGACACCCTGGTACACCTTCGGCTTAGCTGCATGAAAGGAACAGCGTGTCACTCATGTTTACTAAGCACCGTCCATCACTGCAGACAATGACAGACACGGACTCCTTTCTTTTCCACCCCACACTGCTCAGCCCCCCTCTACCCGCAGCCCACAATGTGTTTTCTTCCCCTAAgttcaaaacattaaaatggcaTGCATTACTATTTTCCcattaaactgaataaaaaaaatccacgAAATGCTCATTTCCTCACATTGTCCTAATAAACTGTTGACTGGAAGATTTGAAATTTTAGGTGAAAAACTTTGGAAACACGTGCAGCATGTTATAATAGACAATAAATAGTTTGAACTGTGTGTCTGAAGTATCACTGAATTATCAGTGTCTTAAGTTTTATCCAAATAATCGGTGCGTAAAAGCGCATTCTCAGCGCTCAGTGCGCGCTGTGGCTCTAGATGTTTTCGACCCGATCTCTGAGCCCCCCGGTGCTCCCGGCCAGGGCTCGCTCTTTACGGCAGCATACTGCTCAGCGTTTCCTATTACGCCGTCAGCAGACTCTTTCACTGCAGCCGCCGTGTGTTCCGCGATCCAGAGTCCACCCAGTCCAGACCAGGAACAAAGGAAACGGCACAAAAATGCGCCACCGTAAGTGTCTATTTTTGACCATAAACGCAGATATGATAGACTGAATGTTGGAGTGGTAAACCTGGATCGTTTCTGAGGTTGAAATACGTGTAGGGTCGTTTGCTAAAGTTTGATAAAGGCTCTCGGAGCGACCGcgtaaaacacacaaacaaagggCTGGAAAGAGTCTGTAAAGCGATCGGTGACTAAAACTTCAAACTTTTCTTACTAAGCGCATTGAAGCTGTTGATCTGAGGTACAGTTCTGCACAGTGTTTAAGTCTATCCCAAAGTTACGTTTGTTTAGGTGAAGCAGCGCCGCGGCTATCAATGAAAACACTGCTCTTTACGCATTTGAGCGCCATGTTATCTGCGTAAGTTCTTATAGGAAAAGCTGCATTGGGGCTTCAGTTTGATGCGATTGTTGTCTTGTGGAAAATTTCGAGGACGTTTTCAGCcttgtgctgtttttaattcaaaCCCAAGCTCTTCTCCAATCTCTGTTACCTTATTCAAATCACCCCTGCCCCCACTTCTGGATATGTGAACGTGAGATGCAATAGCACTTATATGGGGAATTGGTCTTATTTTTCCCATAGGTGAAGCTTGATTAAAGAGAACTTAGAGAACGCCTCACATAGGTGCGCGTAATTTAGACCCAAAGGCGTAATTTAAAGCACTCAGGAGTGGCGAGGCGTTTGGGAAAAAACGATTTGATAAGAGACGAAGCCTCGTCTGCGAAACCTTATCTGATAAATATTCATACAGCTAAAAGCTACTCCATGATTTGTCTTAAATGTGGCAAATAGTGGGCCAAAATTACAGAGCAGACACATCCCACTCTAACGCGGTAACCCACAACGTCCTGTTACGCAAAAGCAACACGGGTAGATACGACTGAAATGTTAGTTCCAGCAGTCACTGATCTTCAATAAAAAAGTCTCTGAAAATAATAATCTACGTGTCCTGACGTGTGTCAGCAGGTGATGCTAATAAGAATTAAATATATCAAGAATCCTGAAAAGTCGGTAAAGTTGTACAGGAGTGTTTGAATGGAAAAGGACGACTCTCCTGATCCACCTTACAACTGAGAAACAGGTGGTATTAAACTACAAACATTTATCACTTGAAGTTTAAGTTAACTGTTGGTCACTTTATAAATTACATAAACCTGTGTGAAATGTATATCTATGGGAAAAAAACCTGCTCATTTTAGACGTGACTGTGATGTGCTTTCAATTTTGCCACTTAACATTctaattttctcttttctcttatCTGTCTACCAggaaaaaatgctgcaaaatgaTTTCCAGACGAAAATCCGATGTGAAACTCACCAGACATgatgacagagatgaagagaggctCTCTGGAGAAGACCTGTGGGACTCCACAACGTCCTTTTCTGCCTCAGCAAAATGGCCAAGAACGAAATTTGtgcaaaaatctaaaaaaatctCAACACAAATGTCTTACAGCAGAGTCAGAGCATACAACAATATTGTAATATAGCTGTGGACATATTAGTTTGAGATTTTCTCCCTCCATGCCTACTATTTAAAACCCCTAGAACTCAATGATTTGACAATGATTTGATTGCGCGTTACTTTCAATTTGAATATTCAGAGGCAACTGACTTATATCAatttttcaataaaaatcaCTACGCATGGACATTGTATAAGCTCCACTTTAATGTAATATATTAGTATTTTACACTTTGACCAAAAAGAAACCAcacttttattaattttatcCTCCTTTTGCAATATCACAGCATCACACCCCCTCATTATGCACTGCAGCACTGGGTACTCGATGTGCGCAAGTTTAACACCGCAATTCACCTAATATCCGCAATCATACATTTACTGAGGGCACTCTACATGCAAGCAATATTTTGGAACgtattttaaagctttatttccgagaaaaacacataaaagtggGAAAGAAGTGGGCGTGGCAAATGACAGTAGCCATCTTTGGCAGTGCAGGCCTTAAGCTCCTCAAGCAAGTGCTCTGTGTCACCTGCTGAAGGCTGCAGGGAGACCACTCTGCAGCCCCACGCTTCTCTAACATAATCTTTTAGAAAGCTTTTAcgattaaaaagacaaaaaagagaaaaatatatatatatatccatatatatataataaggAAGATTTTATTGGCAAAACAAGATGTTTATTGCTATTTCAAAACACCTTTTTAATTCAGAGCTGAATCACTTCCATTCAAATGTatcacagctgattaaaaataaaatatatctgTCTTAATAATTTACAGAGGGTTGCGCATCAGACAGTACAGTGTAATATATTAACACCAGCCTGAACAAAATGTTGTAATAaacttacagtattttttttagaatgTGGGCCGCACACTATAAGAGATTCATTGATTAGAAactacagcaaaaaaaaaaaaaaaacaaaaaaaaaaaaaaaaaaaacattttatatattttaaatgtgtcacattCAGCCAGCTGTCTGGAGCAATGTAGTCTCCCGAGCTGGTCAACGTTATTCATTTAATCCTAGTGTTagtattgttgttattatcatgactattgtaattattattaccACAACTATATGACTATCATTATTAGTTGCAGTAGTAGTGGTAGTCTCACCACACCATAAAGAAGATGGAACATTTTGACCAGtgttacatgtttgtgttgaataTTCGCCCCTTCAGAAGCTCTTTGTGGTCATCTCAAGCACTTTACACAATGTTCCCCCTTCACTACAAGACACACATCAAGACTTCGTCATCTCTGTTCTCTCGTCTCCATTACAAGCTTTTACTTCCTCTCCTTGCAGCTCAGCGGCTCCACTCCCGCTGCAGCAGCGGTACAGGGGCGCCCCCTAGTGGTTTAAATCAGGCGGGGTTTTCCCCTGCAGCCCTTCATAGCAGCATGACTTCAACCTGGACAGTTTAATGTGATGAACTGACCAATATTTAAGTCTTCTTCCATGTTTGCTAcaacttttatttcttcatcaAACATAAAATTTCTATTAAATTTAGAACAGTGGCATtttatagaaacacacacaaatacagtatgtataaaACTATGGAATGATATACAATACAAAGACTGTTAATTGGTATTTGCCTTAACTTTGCAGATGATTTCgaggtaagaaaaaaatgtaatggaaatgaaaaacattacagTCACTGACAAAGACAGTTCTAGACATGCTGAACAtgacagaagtgtgtgtttagACAATAAAGGCGATCCAATCAGATTTTTTCTCAGTTATTTGATTGAAAAATCTTgatgaaaaagagggaaagtCTTATGAgcaacactttattttaacccccattttaaacatttataaacAACTTATGCAAACAGCTGTGAAATGGAATAAACCTACTACACTGTAAGACACTATGGAGTAGTTGTAAACATATTTCTAAGTGTTAAGGATACTTATAGcctaagtgtttattaatgtctTTGTTAACAGTGAAGCATTCAAAACTGATGTGTAAGGAATTACTGAATGTTACATATAGATTCATAGTTGTTTTAAAATTTATCTGTGAAggatttatacatatatatgtgtaatTAATAAATTCATTGATGCATGCTGTATTTTAAGTCAGTATGTAGTACAATTGGAAATTCATCAAAATTCTAAATATATAACAGGATGTTATAAAGATTTAGAATtataaagatttttaaaattcaccTAATGCAATCTATGATAAAACATGTgttatagtgtgttataaaccatctgtatttgtttatataGTACTTTTTGATTTATAAATGAAGGAGGTTAAAGTGAAGTGTTACCATAAACTACCAGCTACAGCAGGCCCAAATATATGTTGGTAACCCCTGCGAtacagtgtcagctgggattagcTTCAGCAGAGGTTACATCTGGTCTGCTGTAGTTGGTAATTTATGGGTTATTTGGACAGTAAATACACTAAAGTTCAGCTGCACACCAatctgaaataaacacaaatatgtagacatatacacattacattttactatatgataatttttgttttttcaaaatcagTTGCACTACTCCACAAATTTACTAAAATACACACTGGTGACTGCAGAAGTACCCCTGGTGGTACAAGGACCATGTAAGTTTAaaggtctttttttgttttttacatgttcatgtttaaatttttttttatagcaaACACAAATTCTCATCATCCTATCATGATTTTTTATCTGATCAAGTCCATATTCTGCACTTTTCACTTTCCCCACTCTTTTACacataaaccaaacaaaaagacacttttatcttttcttttcattttttcttacAAATAGGTAGGAATTTCCTAACAGATCAGGGTGTAATATGGACAGCTTGATGCTTTGTAAATGCATTAAAATTGTCCTATCAACAAAACACCTCCCAGAATTTTCTCTGTACTGTCATGTGCTTGTTGAGTTCATTGTATAACTGTCTGTGAAACCTCCATCTTCATCCAAATCTTGAAACTCCGGCCCATCAGCCAGTCAGTAGGCCCTCCTGATCTCATAAGACGACCAGGAGCTCACCCCATCCTCCTTTGCCCAGGATGCTTGAGCCTCACCATTGGGTGGGAGGCTGCTGTGGCTGTCGGCCTCCTCTGTCACCATCTTGGACACCAGGTCACTGGCAGGGCCGCTCATGTATGGGGGACAggcaaaggaggaggaggggacagggtaggagctgctggaggttAAGGGGTGGTAGTGGGCATCCTCCAGGGGGTGCAGAGTATAGGGCTGGCTGCTGGAGACAGAGCCCATGGAGGAGCCTCGGCTGGTGGATCGGTACTGAGAGGGGCTACCTGGGGGCTCTGGACTGGGCATAGAAGGTGGGATGCTGACAGAGGCCAGGCTGTCTGGACAGAGACCCTCCACCTGGGTTACTGGCTCTGGAACTGACTGTTCCCATGTGTCCCTCTGACGCAGAAAggcaagagaggaggagatgaatcATCCATTCATGTCACAGTGCCAGGTTAATATCAGAACAGGAGCTCTTTTGTAATTATGTCACACCATTTATATTTGCCCTCAACTTGTTTACACCATTCACTGATTCCCtatatttcccagaatgccaGCTGCTAGCAGTATCATGCCAGTAGTTTTGGATATATTTGTCCATATTTTTAGCATTGAAACATTTACTGTGGCAGTTAAAGGGCCAAGCTGTTTTCCTCAGATTGAGTTGgtagacaaaaacagagctaaaagctaaaagtgAATATTACATCAGGTGACCTGAAACATAAATAAGAAACAGTTAACTAACTAACTTAAAAGGTATGTCAGTGGTATGCCCACAAATTCTTTCCAGTATTCAGTGCTCAAGTGGATAAAAAATCAGTTATCACAGGTTTAAAAAGTCACATCAAGTcaatttggtttttatttatatagtgccaaatcacaacagaggtTGTAAAAAAGAATGGCCCAAATCAGATATCCTGACTATCATTCACTAGTAGCCCCTGGATCAGGCTGTGGTGGATTCTACAGTGCCCATCACACAACTTAACAGAGTCTTTCATTCCCCCTTATTTCATGTAAAATGGCCACATCTGTTAAACTCCACACCTCCAGTTGCAATGCAAGGTTTCTACTGAAAATTCTCGAGCTCAAGCTGAGATAAGACAAATAACCTGATTAGTAAAATGTGTGCccttttaaatgagaaaattataACATATTATAAACTATCTACTACTCTACTATTGtttcgattttttttttttccaaacaaatcCTTTAATGGCTTCCAGgcacaatgaaacacaacaattttaaaaatctctaATCAAACAGGGGTTGGAGCACACTTTCTCAAACTCTAGTTCCTAGTGTGCTGACAACACATATGGCTATGCACCTACTCAAAGTCTGTAAATTATAAGACACATTTTCAGCACAGCATGCTGAGAATCCACACGTGTCAAACACTTCCTCTACATACTGTAAGTGTGCCTGTGAGGAGCCAAACAGAAAATCATTGTGCCTGTCCATTACTTATACCACTTATCCTGTGAGGGTTGCAAGAGAGCTGGAGCAAATCCCAGCTGGGACAACCTGGACAGGTTtccagtctatcacagagctgtcatagagaaacaaacacacctacGGGCAATCTAGAGTCATCAATTagcctaacctgcatgtctttggactgtgggaggaagctggagaacatggaggaaacccacacagacacaaggaaaacatgcaaactccacacagactccacacagaaaagctaaCCACCGCACTATTGTGCCTCCCtaaatgcaaaatgaaacacaaaaaatattttaaaaatactcaaatgaACCAAATGGACTAAGTAATGTGAGGGAGTGCAATACAAATAgtttttaacagtaaaaaagaaaaaaaaaactagagtGGTGAGCTGTAGTCAAATGATGGCAGATTTGCATTTCAGAAGTAAACTATCTGAAGTTTCAAAACTGACCTCCATTTCTTACTGGGAACTCTGAACTCCATTGCTTTTCTCTACAAGCCAGTGTTGTGTAAAACTTTTGGAGcccttcccagcatgcactacatttaaaggataggttcacagTTTTTCAAACCTAACTATAGTCAGGTTCCCATGTGCACTTAAACAGGTTTTCTTCCTGTTCATATGGCTCATGAAGAGATTCCTTCCTAAAGCACATTCGGTTTGCTGGGTGCTGGGAGACAAAATCCAGAGTCTTTGTTCTCtgcaaaaatgtattcagtgttacagtgtttCCAGTATAAAATTGCCTCTTTCTGCATCAAGCTGCAGAGGAGGGATactaacacaaagaaaagatttCTGTACTAAAAGGACAGAAACTTTGGAAGATACCCACTCCATTTGTCTTATTTGGCTGGCTGAAGCCTCATAAACCTAAGATAAACTCAGGACAGATTGGGATCACATTGGGTCGGCAAGGGAACTCTTGATATCCAGTATGGACAGGACACATGTTTACAGCAAGCAAAAGCAGTTTCAATATTAATATGGGCACCTGACTATTGTTTTAAGAAAGGGGCAGACCCGGTGGACTGCTAACACAGAaagacattaacatttattcCTGGTCAAATGGACAATTAATGTCTCTAGTCAAACTGATTTGAATATCTCTGTGGACTACGCATGTTTTATCTTCATCCAAAAAACTCATATAACCTGCAGTTCCTCTTATTTACTGTGGGGCTCTCACTtagcacacacactcctcacttACTATACTCTCATGtggtaaatgaaaaaacagGTCTACTGTTAACACAGTTATCTCTATATATGTGATCAAACCGAATGTTATTTCATGGTGAACATGAACACATAAATGTATGCACTTGGTGATTAGTCTGTGATCTATTGCAATAAACTTACAGGATGTGTAAGGTTAAAAATGTAAGAATGGAAATGGATTTACCCCTTGCCAAATTCAGTATCTCAAGTATCTAAATCTAAAGAACTATCAATATCTATTAGAGGATAGAGAGGGGCGGTGGTAGGTTAACAAGGGGCATGCATTTTGGCCCACTGGTAATGTCATAAAAAGCACAAATTCTGATCCTGAAACCTACCAGAAACAGATGTGAGGACTCTCCACTGAAGGGAGGCAGCAGGGATGAGAGGGCTGACGAGGGCAGGAAGGatcctccagagctggagaaggTGGCAGCGCTGCGATAATCACCAAAGGCCTCTGGGTAGTAGCTGTCAATGAGGGACGAGTAGCTGGTCATTGTAGAGGGCTCACAGCCCAGAGGTTTACCCGTGAGGGTGGAGGAATACATGTCAGGGGAGAACTGCTTGGTGGACGGACAGAAGTCTGTGTCGGAGATGAAGGGACGTCTCATGCTGTAATAACTGGGAAGCATGTGAGACCCTGCAGAGAACAATATAAATCATATGTTCATCTTTGTCTTGGCATAGGTGGATGAAACCACACTTCTCTGTCTAACCACAG encodes:
- the linc.pou2af1 gene encoding colorectal cancer associated 2; the encoded protein is METVPQINSFNALTKPKVYQGVRVKTTVKELLQRHRAREANSKKLETIPQSCLDLQDLCASTLPNLIPSGRYVDPPPANTPADASSCGARALQLRTAPFQVSDSSCNIQMQGDIYNDIQQQFEDMMLPSNCYSGNNNNNIGGGSSCNASLPPPPTFPLPWCHGLSSDADYYGNVMAPCSPPESLKLCSPMDHNSYSPQDSFSSSSSSCYDSPTRMESSYHSFASEPYHYQHCNLQDCYCLPHCWQGQQESFSAPEYTPYYNPTDYPYTCPVEENYFKRDLQMSSEMCYNVL
- the si:ch211-213d14.1 gene encoding protein POU2AF2 → MDTEYSKRVYQGVRVKHTVKDLLAEKRSRQTNGPRYSGGSTTPPSFVQMPGSHMLPSYYSMRRPFISDTDFCPSTKQFSPDMYSSTLTGKPLGCEPSTMTSYSSLIDSYYPEAFGDYRSAATFSSSGGSFLPSSALSSLLPPFSGESSHLFLRDTWEQSVPEPVTQVEGLCPDSLASVSIPPSMPSPEPPGSPSQYRSTSRGSSMGSVSSSQPYTLHPLEDAHYHPLTSSSSYPVPSSSFACPPYMSGPASDLVSKMVTEEADSHSSLPPNGEAQASWAKEDGVSSWSSYEIRRAY